The Legionella cincinnatiensis genome includes a region encoding these proteins:
- a CDS encoding Lrp/AsnC family transcriptional regulator → MDRIDKKILDTLQSNCKINNQELADIVALSPSPCLRRVKLLEDHGYIKKEVALLDPEKIGLKLSVIVLVGLDNHQPTVMSHFEEEIRFLPEVIQCYMITGQSADYLLKVIVPDLNAYQTFLLDKLTRINGVSSVQSSFILRTICETTSLPLNHLD, encoded by the coding sequence ATGGATCGTATTGACAAAAAAATACTTGATACTCTTCAATCAAATTGCAAAATTAATAATCAAGAATTGGCAGACATAGTCGCATTATCTCCTTCACCTTGTCTTCGCAGAGTCAAGTTACTTGAGGATCATGGCTATATTAAAAAAGAAGTAGCTCTTCTTGATCCAGAAAAAATAGGATTAAAGTTATCAGTGATTGTTTTAGTTGGATTAGACAATCATCAACCTACAGTGATGAGTCATTTCGAAGAAGAGATTCGCTTTCTTCCTGAGGTGATTCAATGTTATATGATTACTGGACAATCCGCTGATTATTTATTAAAAGTCATTGTGCCAGATCTGAACGCTTACCAAACATTTTTATTAGATAAACTAACTCGTATCAATGGTGTATCAAGCGTTCAATCAAGTTTTATATTAAGAACTATTTGCGAAACAACGTCCCTACCCCTGAATCATCTTGATTAA
- a CDS encoding MFS transporter, which produces MSASRVVAWFVWVVASIFYAYQYVLRVMPNIMMDDITSQFHIDATVFGQFSGIYYLGYSLMHLPIGIMLDRFGPRKVMTVCILLPVIGLLPLIFADNWIYPLIGRALIGIGSSAAILGTFKIIRMSFKEQYFSRMLSFSVMIGLIGAVYGGGPVSYLCDTWGYKVVVEIFIGLGLILACITYLIVPEEKPTYHSSVFTNVKTVFSNKKVMLLCFFSGLMLGPLEGFSDVWGSGFLKHVYGLEPSVANYLPSMIFIGMCFGSPVLSLIAEKTGYYLGTIITAGITMCLVFVALVTGMLTVSSITVCFILVGMCCAYQILAIYKVSTYVPDNLAGLTTAIANMIIMIFGYGFHTVIGVVINAQGGIRDANAFIYGIGVIPITLALGFTGILFLAYQDKLGARTSAIKERLSEA; this is translated from the coding sequence ATGTCTGCTTCACGTGTTGTTGCTTGGTTTGTTTGGGTTGTTGCCTCGATTTTTTATGCGTATCAATATGTATTAAGAGTTATGCCTAATATTATGATGGATGATATTACCTCTCAATTTCATATTGATGCGACGGTATTTGGGCAATTTTCTGGCATCTATTATTTAGGCTACTCTTTAATGCATTTACCTATTGGTATTATGCTCGATAGATTTGGCCCCAGAAAAGTGATGACTGTATGTATTTTGCTTCCTGTTATTGGTTTGTTACCGCTTATTTTTGCGGACAATTGGATCTATCCTCTTATAGGGAGGGCTTTGATCGGTATAGGATCTTCTGCTGCGATTTTGGGCACATTTAAAATAATAAGAATGTCGTTTAAAGAACAATATTTCTCACGGATGCTTAGCTTTTCAGTCATGATTGGCCTAATCGGCGCTGTCTATGGAGGCGGACCGGTAAGCTATCTCTGTGATACATGGGGATATAAAGTAGTTGTTGAAATTTTTATTGGTCTAGGGTTAATACTTGCATGTATTACTTATTTAATTGTGCCAGAAGAAAAACCAACCTACCATTCCTCTGTCTTTACTAATGTGAAAACCGTTTTTTCCAATAAAAAAGTTATGCTGCTTTGTTTTTTCTCGGGTTTAATGCTTGGACCTTTAGAGGGATTTTCGGATGTATGGGGCTCAGGTTTTTTAAAACATGTATATGGTTTAGAACCTTCGGTAGCTAATTACTTGCCTTCAATGATTTTTATAGGCATGTGCTTTGGTTCGCCGGTGTTAAGTTTGATTGCAGAAAAAACGGGATATTATCTGGGTACAATCATTACTGCAGGAATAACCATGTGTTTGGTTTTTGTTGCGCTCGTTACAGGTATGTTAACTGTATCAAGTATCACGGTATGCTTTATATTAGTCGGTATGTGCTGTGCTTATCAGATTTTGGCTATTTATAAAGTGTCTACTTATGTCCCTGATAATCTTGCTGGTTTGACTACTGCCATTGCTAATATGATCATCATGATTTTTGGCTATGGTTTCCATACAGTTATTGGTGTTGTCATTAATGCCCAGGGTGGGATTCGTGATGCAAATGCTTTTATTTACGGAATAGGCGTTATTCCAATAACTTTGGCTCTAGGTTTTACAGGTATACTTTTCTTGGCATATCAGGACAAATTAGGAGCAAGAACATCAGCGATAAAAGAGCGACTAAGTGAAGCTTAA
- a CDS encoding Abi family protein, with protein sequence MNTKTKIKYLKPALSFQEQLIQLKDRGLIVNNEEEALIILSNISYYRLSAYWIPFKKRDKQGKLLNQFQDNIFFENIIELYEFDRKLRLLIMDALERIEISIRTHITYHLAHHYGAFALEKSENFHNKFEHKTWLLQIQSEIIRSKEPFIEHFMDKYEGFPTLPVWMATEVTSFGSLSFLYKGLKNEDKRVIAETHYNLHPKTLANFLHFLTYVRNICAHHSRLWNKELAIRPKLDGLDQAWLPPITPRSDRSFFILLILKYLLNHSDKTQQWAKSYEELILPILAKYKWSASSMGIPNNWQNHPIWN encoded by the coding sequence ATGAACACTAAAACAAAAATAAAATACCTCAAGCCCGCCCTTAGTTTTCAGGAACAACTGATACAATTAAAAGATCGTGGACTGATCGTCAATAATGAAGAAGAAGCCTTAATAATTTTATCCAATATTAGTTACTACCGTTTGAGTGCGTATTGGATACCTTTCAAGAAAAGAGATAAACAAGGAAAACTCCTTAATCAGTTTCAAGATAATATTTTCTTTGAAAACATTATCGAGCTATACGAGTTTGATAGAAAGTTAAGACTTCTTATTATGGATGCCTTAGAACGCATCGAAATATCGATAAGAACACATATCACCTACCATCTGGCCCATCATTATGGTGCATTTGCTCTTGAGAAGAGCGAAAATTTTCATAATAAGTTTGAACATAAAACTTGGCTTTTACAGATACAAAGCGAAATCATTCGCTCCAAAGAGCCCTTTATAGAACATTTTATGGATAAATATGAAGGCTTCCCTACCCTTCCCGTTTGGATGGCAACTGAAGTTACGTCTTTTGGCTCACTTTCATTTTTATATAAAGGCTTAAAAAATGAAGATAAACGAGTAATTGCTGAAACTCATTATAATTTGCATCCCAAAACATTGGCTAATTTTCTGCATTTTCTAACTTACGTCCGAAATATATGCGCACATCACAGTAGACTTTGGAATAAAGAGCTTGCAATTAGGCCAAAACTAGATGGGCTTGATCAAGCATGGCTTCCGCCAATTACTCCAAGAAGTGATCGTTCTTTTTTTATTCTACTTATCCTTAAATACTTATTAAATCATTCTGATAAAACTCAACAATGGGCAAAATCCTATGAGGAGCTGATTCTTCCAATATTGGCGAAATATAAATGGAGTGCAAGCTCAATGGGGATACCAAATAATTGGCAAAATCATCCAATATGGAATTAA
- a CDS encoding GNAT family N-acetyltransferase: MLKFFNNKKYSISRLDKIHQKEKFSCGIDLLDNYLHKQATQDYHRHISVTYILNDKESNQVAGYYTLSSTSIELADLPDKLKSKLPQYPLLPATLIGRLAVDLNYQKQTLGEVLLIDALKKAYQNTNEVASIAVAVDAINDSAINFYKKYGFLPMLSNGSKLYLPMKTIEKLLT, translated from the coding sequence ATGCTCAAATTTTTTAATAATAAAAAATATTCAATTAGTAGGCTTGATAAAATACATCAAAAGGAAAAATTTTCATGTGGGATAGATTTGCTTGATAATTATTTACATAAGCAAGCAACACAAGATTATCATAGGCATATCTCAGTAACTTATATCTTAAATGATAAAGAATCAAATCAGGTTGCTGGTTATTACACATTGTCATCTACCTCCATTGAACTTGCAGATTTACCTGACAAACTTAAATCTAAATTACCTCAATACCCTTTATTACCAGCGACACTAATTGGTCGTTTAGCCGTGGATTTAAATTATCAAAAACAAACTTTGGGTGAAGTTTTACTTATTGATGCATTAAAAAAAGCCTATCAAAATACTAATGAAGTTGCTTCTATCGCAGTAGCTGTTGATGCTATTAATGATAGTGCCATAAACTTTTATAAAAAATATGGCTTTTTACCTATGTTATCAAATGGAAGTAAGCTTTATTTACCAATGAAAACGATAGAAAAATTATTAACGTAG
- a CDS encoding DUF1778 domain-containing protein, with product MQLSSRPTYTSEKAERLEARLSREQKELIQHAADLLGRSLTDFVINSLQEEAKKIIREHEIITLTARESKNFVNSLLNPPEPNVALNKAVKRYNSFIVDEE from the coding sequence ATGCAATTATCATCTCGGCCTACTTATACATCTGAAAAAGCAGAGCGTCTTGAAGCTCGACTTAGCCGTGAACAAAAAGAATTAATTCAACATGCGGCTGATTTGCTTGGACGTTCATTAACTGATTTTGTTATAAACTCACTTCAAGAAGAAGCAAAAAAAATAATTCGTGAACATGAAATCATTACATTAACTGCGAGAGAGTCAAAGAATTTTGTTAATTCACTACTTAATCCACCTGAGCCCAATGTTGCGCTAAATAAAGCAGTCAAACGTTATAACTCCTTTATTGTAGATGAGGAATAA
- the argE gene encoding acetylornithine deacetylase, which produces MNIIDWLTRLIAFDTTSRNSNLSLIEFLANALNDYQIKPIIIQDSKEPKANLLATIPAHNDRFDGGIILSGHTDVVPVDGQIWDSDPFQATIKDERIYGRGACDMKGFIAVVMSLIPQLKALKLEFPIHLAFSYDEEIGCRGAPHLIDKIKVLNYKPKACIVGEPTSMQPVIGHKGIHSYRCKIHGVAAHSSLTSQGCNAIEHAASLIRFLRDLASQFQSEGHKDESYDVPYTTVSTNLIHGGNAYNTIPNLCEFIFEIRNLATDNSDNIHKKIVSYIEKELLPSMHQEQPSAQIILENIANAPGLETLPSEAIVQAAQSICHNKKQSKVAYATEAGLFQHAQIPTIVCGPGSIEQAHRANEFVNLEQLYRCERFIIEMLQFPFLK; this is translated from the coding sequence ATGAATATAATAGATTGGCTGACAAGACTCATCGCTTTTGATACTACTTCTCGCAACTCGAATTTATCGCTTATAGAGTTTCTGGCTAATGCTTTGAATGATTATCAGATAAAACCTATTATAATTCAGGACAGTAAAGAGCCGAAGGCAAATTTATTAGCGACTATTCCTGCTCATAATGATCGTTTTGACGGCGGAATTATCTTATCAGGACATACGGATGTTGTTCCTGTAGATGGACAAATCTGGGACAGTGATCCCTTTCAAGCCACCATTAAAGATGAACGTATTTATGGCAGAGGCGCGTGTGATATGAAAGGATTTATCGCTGTAGTTATGAGCCTCATTCCCCAATTAAAAGCATTAAAGCTTGAGTTTCCTATACATCTTGCTTTTTCTTATGATGAAGAAATTGGTTGTCGTGGGGCACCACACCTCATTGATAAAATAAAAGTGCTTAATTATAAACCCAAAGCATGTATTGTGGGTGAACCAACTTCCATGCAACCCGTCATTGGTCATAAAGGAATACACTCTTATCGCTGCAAAATTCACGGGGTTGCTGCTCATTCCTCACTTACTTCCCAAGGATGTAATGCCATAGAACATGCCGCATCTTTGATCCGTTTTCTTCGTGATCTGGCAAGCCAATTTCAATCTGAAGGACATAAAGACGAATCATATGACGTACCTTATACTACAGTTTCCACTAATCTTATCCACGGGGGAAATGCTTATAATACCATCCCAAACCTATGTGAATTTATTTTTGAAATTAGAAACTTAGCAACAGATAATTCAGATAATATCCATAAAAAAATAGTGAGTTACATCGAAAAAGAGTTACTTCCTAGTATGCATCAAGAGCAACCAAGTGCCCAAATAATTTTAGAAAACATCGCTAACGCACCGGGTCTTGAGACACTACCCTCCGAAGCAATTGTTCAGGCAGCACAATCTATTTGCCACAATAAAAAGCAATCAAAAGTAGCCTACGCAACCGAAGCAGGACTATTTCAACATGCTCAAATTCCTACTATTGTTTGTGGTCCAGGAAGCATAGAACAAGCACATCGTGCAAATGAATTCGTCAATCTTGAGCAATTATACCGTTGTGAACGATTTATTATTGAAATGCTTCAATTTCCTTTTCTTAAATAG
- a CDS encoding ATP-binding protein, whose protein sequence is MDSKEINDLQKIIDEKNNEIHQLTLSLEEERSKFKNELQAIHDYYDNIIALMPGHVYWLDKNNVFLGCNDLQAKNAQLKSRKDIVGKTNFDMPWKDQAEELNKVNKLVMETGIPHTAEEYAVMANGMGIYYSQKVPLRNQKNEVIGVLGISLDITERKKMEVALRRAKENAEVANQAKNEFIANMSHDIHTPLSGIVGMSKLLEEKEQNPEKKQYARWIHESSEQLLELLNGVMDIVATDNLREDDIHEDLFELRKNIQDIAHLVQPTLQMKKIKLNIEIDKATPNTVITDATKIHRVLLNLVGNAIKFTDHGIVTIKVEVLSLENNYTQLRFSVIDTGIGIPPELQSKIFDRFFRAVPSYKSTHSGYGVGLHIAQKYLSLLGGEINLESELGKGSTFYFTLTLKVGYNDKPAPNAITSSDSQKDNISPSPLILLVEDSILSLHMIENVVEQAGYEFYSAIDGEHALELIETNDFDLIITDVNLSNLSGKNLALCIRELENQLHKKHIPVIGLTTNTSTEAEKEYYRLGINKVLSKPIHLKALQTVVNEFFSPKKQIKLT, encoded by the coding sequence ATGGATTCAAAAGAAATAAATGACTTACAAAAAATTATTGATGAAAAAAATAATGAAATTCATCAACTCACTCTAAGTCTAGAGGAAGAACGCTCAAAGTTTAAAAATGAATTACAAGCGATTCATGATTATTACGATAATATCATTGCCTTAATGCCAGGACATGTTTATTGGTTAGATAAAAATAATGTTTTTTTAGGATGTAATGATTTGCAAGCTAAAAATGCACAATTAAAATCAAGAAAAGACATTGTGGGAAAAACAAACTTTGATATGCCTTGGAAAGATCAAGCGGAAGAATTAAACAAAGTTAATAAATTAGTGATGGAAACAGGTATACCTCATACTGCCGAAGAATATGCAGTAATGGCAAATGGAATGGGCATTTATTATTCACAAAAAGTCCCTTTACGCAATCAAAAAAATGAGGTCATTGGTGTTTTAGGGATTTCCCTGGACATAACTGAACGTAAAAAAATGGAGGTCGCTCTGCGTCGCGCCAAAGAAAATGCAGAAGTTGCTAACCAAGCAAAAAATGAATTTATCGCCAATATGAGCCATGATATTCACACCCCATTAAGTGGGATTGTAGGAATGTCAAAGCTTTTAGAAGAAAAAGAACAAAATCCAGAGAAAAAGCAATATGCGCGTTGGATCCATGAAAGTAGTGAACAATTACTGGAGTTACTCAATGGCGTCATGGACATTGTAGCTACAGATAATCTAAGAGAAGACGATATCCATGAAGACTTATTCGAGTTACGCAAAAATATTCAAGATATAGCTCATCTTGTACAACCAACTTTGCAAATGAAAAAAATTAAATTAAATATTGAAATTGATAAAGCAACGCCTAACACCGTAATCACTGATGCTACAAAAATACATAGAGTATTATTAAATCTTGTAGGCAATGCCATTAAATTTACTGATCATGGTATCGTCACCATAAAAGTGGAAGTACTTTCACTCGAAAACAATTACACACAGCTTCGATTTAGCGTCATTGATACAGGAATTGGCATACCGCCTGAATTACAAAGTAAAATTTTTGATCGTTTTTTTCGTGCTGTTCCTTCTTATAAGAGCACTCATAGTGGTTATGGTGTAGGTTTACATATCGCCCAAAAATACTTGAGTCTGTTAGGGGGGGAAATAAATCTGGAAAGTGAACTTGGCAAAGGTTCAACTTTTTATTTTACGCTTACTTTGAAAGTTGGCTATAATGATAAGCCGGCACCTAATGCCATTACAAGCTCTGACTCTCAGAAAGACAACATCTCTCCTTCACCCCTTATTTTATTAGTTGAGGATAGTATTCTATCTTTGCATATGATAGAAAATGTAGTAGAACAAGCAGGCTATGAGTTTTATTCTGCAATTGATGGAGAACATGCTCTGGAATTAATAGAAACCAATGATTTCGACCTAATCATTACTGACGTGAACTTATCAAATCTTTCAGGGAAGAATCTTGCTCTATGCATCCGTGAACTGGAAAATCAATTACATAAAAAACATATACCGGTTATTGGATTAACCACAAATACATCAACTGAAGCAGAAAAAGAATATTACCGCTTAGGTATCAATAAAGTACTCTCTAAGCCAATTCATTTAAAAGCACTTCAAACAGTGGTTAATGAATTTTTTTCACCTAAAAAACAAATAAAATTAACTTAA
- a CDS encoding YdgA family protein: protein MKKWLGFLVSLVVLILITYDLMGLMVKNTLSNIINIMPQNSIMSVQIDKFQHGWFSSKALWVFKMHIPAQTITDKKGISQTEPPLDLEMTLPITIKHGPVFFTNDGIYFGMGAITTQPETHYRAFINYLNQIIIKYNLPSFGMHTKTVPNNDELQFNWMGLSALLRLSSNIDNLDSSLKFYGIDGSTNNTVFKIGLITHTFNSKRIQEWLWVGQSHFNISSISVTSNSQNILDLKEFDFILSSDITNETLDFDYKLSLQKLLANNQNYSPAIVKLSLKNLDPEVMAKLNKQIFNMTQNSDPHLVASSIATELPKLLSKGPVLELSEMTINLPEGKIVGHFKISLPQTEEINDLSKAMQQVQGQGYFKAPITIVKELITSSIKSKLKGNQQTEQTSQNPTTLPQSSTNPTSIATDLDEEAKNQANQILQNLVEKGFLKIKDKEYILQFKLENQKIIVNGKLFTPDMLR, encoded by the coding sequence ATGAAAAAATGGCTTGGATTTCTCGTATCTCTAGTAGTACTTATTCTTATTACTTATGACCTTATGGGTCTGATGGTGAAAAATACGCTAAGTAACATCATCAATATAATGCCCCAGAATTCAATAATGAGTGTCCAAATTGATAAATTCCAACATGGTTGGTTCTCATCTAAAGCCCTATGGGTATTCAAAATGCACATTCCCGCCCAAACGATTACGGATAAAAAGGGTATCTCACAAACAGAACCTCCTCTTGATTTGGAAATGACGCTACCGATTACGATCAAACATGGTCCCGTTTTTTTTACAAATGATGGAATATATTTTGGAATGGGTGCAATTACAACGCAACCTGAAACTCATTATAGAGCATTCATCAATTATTTAAACCAGATCATTATAAAATACAACCTCCCATCTTTTGGCATGCATACTAAGACGGTACCCAATAATGACGAGCTTCAATTTAATTGGATGGGCTTAAGTGCTTTACTTCGTCTTTCTTCAAATATAGATAATTTAGATAGCTCTCTAAAATTCTATGGCATTGATGGTTCCACCAATAATACTGTCTTTAAAATAGGCCTAATAACTCATACATTTAATTCAAAACGTATCCAGGAGTGGTTATGGGTTGGACAGTCCCATTTTAATATTTCCTCCATTTCCGTAACCTCAAACAGCCAAAATATATTAGATTTAAAAGAATTTGACTTCATTTTAAGTTCTGATATCACAAATGAAACACTAGACTTTGATTACAAACTTTCATTACAAAAATTATTGGCCAACAACCAAAATTATAGCCCGGCCATAGTGAAATTGAGTTTAAAAAATTTAGACCCAGAAGTTATGGCTAAGCTGAATAAACAAATATTCAATATGACGCAAAACAGCGATCCTCACCTTGTGGCATCAAGCATAGCTACTGAATTACCGAAACTTCTTAGTAAAGGTCCGGTATTAGAACTTTCTGAAATGACTATCAATTTACCTGAAGGAAAAATTGTAGGTCATTTTAAAATATCACTTCCACAAACAGAAGAAATAAATGACTTATCTAAAGCCATGCAACAAGTTCAAGGCCAAGGCTATTTTAAAGCCCCTATTACGATAGTAAAAGAGCTGATAACTTCATCAATTAAAAGTAAACTAAAGGGTAACCAACAAACGGAACAAACTTCGCAAAACCCAACAACATTGCCTCAATCTTCTACGAATCCAACATCAATTGCAACCGATTTAGATGAAGAGGCCAAGAATCAAGCCAATCAAATACTACAAAATTTAGTCGAGAAAGGTTTTTTAAAAATTAAAGATAAAGAGTACATACTTCAATTTAAATTAGAAAACCAAAAAATTATTGTGAATGGAAAATTATTTACTCCAGATATGTTGAGATAA
- a CDS encoding patatin-like phospholipase family protein — MGRKIKEEASSKHHKSPLCRINKPTAALKNTKQTYERIACVFQGGGALGAYQVGAFCAIHKKGYNPDFLAGVSIGSINSAIIAGNPRNKQIEKLTSFWDTIVPKIWTDIFYDREIPNFLHHVHNQMGAMHAVLYGLDGFFKPRIIPPTPLTYDTPDNLSYYDTSLLKKTLENLIDFDRINDKKITLCLGAVNLSSGEMEFFNNQKMTITPEHVMASGALPPGFPAIKIGDDYYWDGGIYANTPLVTVLDALPELDTLCFVVDCFSLRGRLPQTMDELEERQKDIRYASHSRRLTNVYTSRQNLQAAIQFLGEKLSPEAKKDPEVKKILELGHSKHFSVVHIIYRGTPFAHSFKDYNFVRSAINYRMKTGYENAMEVLKNPDWENKSSKALACSIYGVPPDYFEQH; from the coding sequence ATGGGCAGAAAAATTAAAGAAGAAGCATCCTCAAAACATCATAAAAGCCCTTTGTGCCGTATCAATAAGCCTACAGCCGCTTTAAAAAATACCAAACAAACCTACGAAAGAATTGCCTGTGTATTTCAGGGAGGTGGTGCATTAGGGGCTTATCAAGTCGGGGCATTTTGCGCTATTCACAAAAAAGGATACAATCCTGATTTTTTGGCAGGCGTCTCGATAGGCTCCATTAATAGTGCGATTATTGCTGGAAACCCAAGAAATAAGCAAATAGAAAAATTAACCTCGTTTTGGGATACTATTGTGCCCAAAATATGGACAGATATATTTTATGATAGGGAAATTCCAAATTTTTTACATCATGTGCACAATCAAATGGGCGCTATGCATGCAGTTCTCTACGGTTTGGATGGTTTTTTTAAACCCCGTATTATTCCACCAACCCCCCTAACTTATGATACTCCTGATAACCTCAGTTATTACGATACCTCCCTCCTCAAAAAGACGTTAGAAAATTTAATTGATTTTGATCGCATTAATGATAAAAAAATTACCCTATGTCTAGGAGCAGTCAATTTGTCATCCGGTGAAATGGAGTTTTTTAATAATCAAAAGATGACTATTACACCAGAGCATGTTATGGCAAGCGGAGCTCTTCCCCCAGGCTTCCCAGCAATTAAAATTGGTGATGATTATTATTGGGATGGGGGTATTTATGCGAATACGCCTCTTGTAACCGTGCTGGATGCCTTACCAGAACTGGATACATTATGTTTTGTAGTTGATTGCTTCAGTCTGCGCGGACGATTACCACAAACCATGGATGAACTTGAGGAAAGACAAAAAGACATTCGTTACGCCAGCCACTCTCGACGGCTCACAAACGTTTACACCAGCCGCCAAAACTTACAGGCAGCCATACAGTTTTTAGGTGAAAAATTAAGTCCAGAAGCAAAAAAAGATCCTGAAGTTAAAAAAATACTGGAATTGGGACATAGCAAACATTTCAGCGTGGTGCATATTATTTATCGCGGTACTCCTTTTGCTCATTCGTTCAAAGATTATAACTTTGTTCGCTCAGCGATTAATTATCGGATGAAAACAGGTTATGAAAATGCAATGGAGGTGCTTAAAAATCCTGATTGGGAAAATAAATCCAGTAAAGCTTTGGCTTGTTCTATTTATGGTGTGCCGCCCGATTATTTTGAACAACATTAG